One window from the genome of Dermacentor silvarum isolate Dsil-2018 chromosome 5, BIME_Dsil_1.4, whole genome shotgun sequence encodes:
- the LOC119452353 gene encoding multiple inositol polyphosphate phosphatase 1, with translation MAKMCAFGVAHRGWSPFCYIFDKKDLDLLEYAEDLDDYEEDAHGNERNVALGCVAVEEMVEKIREKLRTKLTGGRSFHRHLRAALYFTHASVMKSLVAKLGLGRATPPLTAENFCRYRKRRPWRSSHLVPFTANFALVLFECGRGRLYVLSILNERMVRIPGCRREFCPLEDFLRSKAVQSSQNCDPEKLCSKSWNASMGPE, from the exons ATGGCCAAAATGTGTGCGTTCGGAGTGGCCCACCGCGGCTGGTCGCCGTTCTGCTACATCTTCGACAAGAAAGATCTCGACTTGCTAGAGTACGCAGAGGACTTGGACGACTACGAGGAGGACGCACACGGAAATGAACGAAACGTCGCCTTGGGCTGCGTAGCCGTCGAGGAGATGGTAGAAAAGATAAG ggAGAAACTTCGAACGAAGCTCACGGGTGGACGAAGCTTTCACCGTCACCTCAGAGCAGCCCTGTATTTCACACACGCGTCGGTGATGAAGAGCCTCGTCGCCAAGTTAGGCCTAGGAAGGGCCACGCCTCCGCTGACCGCCGAGAATTTCTGCCGTTACAGAAAGCGCAGGCCGTGGCGGTCGTCGCACCTGGTGCCTTTCACGGCTAACTTCGCCCTGGTGCTTTTCGAGTGCGGTCGCGGTCGATTATACGTCCTCTCTATTCTCAACGAAAGGATGGTCCGGATTCCTGGCTGCCGAAGAGAGTTCTGTCCTCTCGAAGACTTCCTGAGGTCGAAGGCGGTTCAGAGTTCTCAAAACTGCGACCCCGAAAAACTGTGCAGCAAAAGCTGGAATGCAAGCATGGGCCCCGAATAA